A genomic region of Runella rosea contains the following coding sequences:
- a CDS encoding element excision factor XisH family protein, translating to MTHDPYKIIMGRRRGYIDLGAEREIIAAEKANQKIAIEIKSFVGNSDLDNFEDALGQFLLYWKALKINDPERVLYLAVPVGFYERFFDDAFFMDVARSFDVKMLIFDEIEPEIKQWIS from the coding sequence ATTACGCATGATCCCTATAAAATTATAATGGGGCGGCGGCGTGGTTACATCGACTTGGGAGCGGAGCGTGAAATCATAGCGGCGGAAAAAGCAAATCAAAAAATTGCCATTGAAATTAAAAGTTTTGTCGGAAATTCTGATCTGGATAACTTTGAAGATGCACTTGGGCAGTTTTTGCTTTATTGGAAAGCATTAAAAATAAATGATCCTGAACGGGTGTTATATCTTGCCGTTCCTGTTGGTTTTTATGAGCGATTTTTCGATGATGCATTCTTTATGGATGTTGCTCGGTCTTTTGATGTTAAGATGCTTATTTTCGATGAAATAGAACCTGAAATTAAACAATGGATAAGTTAA
- a CDS encoding LysR family transcriptional regulator, which translates to MNYTLNQLRVFLKVAQTLSVTKAAEELHLTQPAVSIQLKNFQDQFEVPLIEVINKKIYVTDFGKEIVEAADKILNEVYAINYKMHAHKGQLTGKLKLSVVSTGKYIAPYFIADFIKQHSGIELLMDVTNKAQVVASLEKNEVDFSLVSIVPENLKIEKIELMQNKLYLVGNSEMNYGASHYDKSIFETIPLIYREPGSGTRNVMEKFIIQNNLPVLKKMELTSNEAVKQAVIAGLGYSIMPLIGIKNELVNKQLQIIPVEGFPITSTWTLIWLKDKKLSPVADAYLNYLKKEKQNIINVKFAWFENY; encoded by the coding sequence ATGAACTATACCCTCAATCAGCTAAGAGTTTTTCTAAAAGTGGCCCAAACGCTGAGCGTTACCAAGGCAGCAGAGGAGCTACATTTAACCCAACCAGCGGTTTCGATTCAGCTCAAAAACTTTCAGGACCAGTTTGAAGTGCCTTTGATAGAAGTCATAAACAAGAAAATTTATGTTACTGATTTTGGGAAAGAAATAGTTGAGGCTGCCGATAAAATTCTGAATGAAGTCTATGCCATTAATTATAAAATGCACGCCCACAAAGGACAACTTACTGGGAAACTCAAGCTATCGGTGGTATCAACAGGAAAATACATTGCCCCTTACTTTATTGCCGATTTTATCAAACAACATTCTGGAATTGAACTACTTATGGATGTCACTAACAAAGCCCAAGTAGTAGCAAGCTTAGAAAAAAACGAAGTGGATTTTTCGTTGGTCAGTATAGTACCCGAAAATCTAAAGATTGAAAAAATAGAGTTAATGCAAAATAAACTGTACTTAGTGGGAAATTCAGAAATGAACTACGGGGCAAGTCACTATGATAAAAGTATTTTTGAGACCATACCGCTTATCTATCGAGAGCCAGGTTCGGGGACGAGGAATGTGATGGAAAAGTTTATTATTCAAAATAACCTTCCGGTACTCAAAAAGATGGAATTAACTTCAAATGAAGCCGTTAAACAAGCCGTTATTGCAGGGCTAGGTTATTCAATAATGCCTTTAATTGGCATTAAAAATGAGTTGGTCAACAAACAACTGCAAATCATTCCCGTTGAAGGCTTTCCCATAACATCTACCTGGACTTTGATTTGGTTAAAAGATAAAAAGCTATCGCCCGTAGCTGATGCCTATCTTAATTACCTCAAAAAAGAAAAGCAAAATATTATTAATGTTAAGTTTGCTTGGTTTGAGAATTATTGA
- a CDS encoding DNA cytosine methyltransferase: protein MTVTEKISLNEAENIPFPSVPQPVFTFIDLFAGIGGFRMALQSLGGQCVFSSEWDPQAQKTYAANFGEVPFGDITKEETKSQIPDGFDILCGGFPCQAFSIAGRRGGFEDTRGTLFFDVADIIRRKKPKAIFLENVKGLINHDKGQTLKTILATLREDLGYYVPEPKVMNAKDFGVPQNRERIFIVGFREDLYINDFEYPKPLGIPVAFEDVKETLPVSAKYYLSTQYLQTLINHKQRHANKGNGFGYEIIADDAIANAIVVGGMGRERNLVYDFRITDYTPMTKIKGEVNREGIRKMTPREWARLQGFPDEFKIVVADASAYKQFGNSVAVPAIRATAEKIVERIIP from the coding sequence ATGACAGTAACCGAAAAAATCAGTCTAAACGAGGCTGAAAATATTCCTTTCCCTTCCGTACCCCAACCCGTTTTTACCTTTATAGATTTATTCGCTGGTATCGGCGGGTTCAGAATGGCTCTGCAATCCCTCGGTGGTCAGTGTGTGTTCAGCAGCGAATGGGACCCACAGGCGCAGAAGACCTACGCAGCTAATTTTGGTGAAGTACCCTTTGGCGACATTACCAAAGAAGAAACCAAAAGTCAAATTCCGGATGGGTTCGATATTTTGTGTGGAGGCTTTCCCTGTCAAGCCTTTTCCATTGCGGGGCGGCGCGGCGGGTTTGAGGACACGCGTGGAACGCTGTTTTTCGACGTGGCCGATATTATCCGCCGTAAAAAACCCAAAGCCATTTTTCTGGAAAACGTCAAAGGACTCATCAATCACGACAAAGGCCAAACCCTCAAAACAATCTTAGCCACCTTGCGCGAAGATTTGGGATATTATGTGCCCGAACCCAAAGTGATGAATGCCAAAGACTTTGGGGTGCCGCAGAATCGGGAGCGCATCTTTATAGTGGGTTTTAGGGAGGATTTATACATTAATGATTTTGAATACCCCAAGCCGTTGGGCATTCCAGTGGCGTTTGAAGACGTGAAAGAGACGTTGCCCGTGTCGGCTAAATATTACTTATCTACCCAGTATTTACAGACGTTGATTAACCATAAACAACGCCATGCCAATAAAGGCAATGGTTTTGGCTATGAAATTATCGCCGACGATGCCATTGCCAATGCCATTGTGGTGGGCGGAATGGGCCGTGAACGAAATCTGGTGTACGACTTTAGAATTACGGATTATACACCCATGACCAAAATCAAAGGTGAGGTGAATCGCGAAGGCATCCGAAAAATGACCCCTCGCGAATGGGCCCGCCTGCAAGGCTTTCCCGATGAATTTAAGATTGTAGTGGCAGACGCCTCGGCCTATAAGCAATTTGGAAATTCGGTAGCGGTGCCTGCTATCCGAGCCACTGCCGAGAAAATTGTAGAGCGAATTATTCCCTGA
- a CDS encoding LysR family transcriptional regulator, with the protein MSDFRLKVFNSVAQHLSFTKAAGELFITQPAVTKHIRELEQQYGTRLFERKGNAVFLTPAGELLKRYAGQILHLYQEAAFELSTLQSKHSGILRLGASTTIGQYLIAPLLAKYYEKFPQIELSLLNGNTEMIENAVLSHAIDLGVVEGKKHHSGIKYVDFMDDELVAVVHSNSKLAPLEEISIEQLTQIPLVLRERGSGTLEVIESALKEHNLKLSSLQIIMHLGGTESIKSFLEHANCMAFLSIRSIQKELITGQLKLIKVKDLVLLRKFWLIHLQGQPEAMAESFMRFAFREYSRK; encoded by the coding sequence GTGTCTGATTTCCGCCTGAAAGTTTTCAACAGTGTTGCCCAACACCTGAGCTTTACAAAAGCCGCTGGCGAGTTGTTTATTACGCAACCTGCCGTTACTAAGCACATTCGCGAACTAGAACAACAATACGGCACAAGGTTGTTTGAACGAAAAGGCAATGCCGTTTTTCTCACCCCTGCGGGCGAATTACTCAAACGCTACGCAGGTCAGATTTTACACCTGTATCAGGAGGCGGCCTTTGAACTTAGCACCCTGCAATCGAAGCACAGCGGCATTCTTCGGTTGGGTGCGAGTACAACCATCGGGCAATACCTCATTGCACCCCTCTTGGCCAAATATTACGAAAAATTCCCCCAAATAGAGTTGTCGTTGCTCAACGGAAATACCGAGATGATCGAAAATGCCGTTTTATCGCATGCCATTGATTTGGGGGTGGTGGAAGGGAAAAAACATCATTCTGGCATCAAATACGTGGATTTTATGGACGATGAACTCGTGGCCGTAGTACACAGCAACAGCAAATTGGCGCCTTTGGAAGAAATTAGCATTGAGCAGCTTACCCAAATTCCGCTGGTGCTGCGGGAGCGCGGCTCGGGTACGTTGGAAGTCATTGAAAGCGCCCTGAAAGAACACAATTTAAAACTATCTTCCCTCCAAATCATCATGCATTTGGGTGGAACAGAAAGCATCAAATCCTTTTTGGAACACGCCAATTGTATGGCGTTTTTGTCTATTCGCTCCATTCAAAAAGAACTGATTACTGGCCAATTGAAACTTATTAAAGTGAAGGACTTGGTGCTTTTAAGGAAATTTTGGTTGATTCATTTACAGGGCCAACCCGAGGCTATGGCCGAATCATTCATGCGTTTTGCATTTCGCGAATACAGCAGAAAATAA
- a CDS encoding NADP-dependent isocitrate dehydrogenase, translating into MKRITVAKGDGIGPEIMDATLSIIKAAGAQIEIDEVEVGEKVYLAGNTAGIAKESWDIIRKNKIFLKAPITTPQGGGYKSLNVTTRKFLGLYANIRPCVSLHPFVKTKHPEMDIVIVRENEEDLYAGIEHQQTDEVVQCLKLISRPGCEKIVRYAFEYAKQYGRKKVTCFTKDNIMKQTDGLFHQVFDEIAKEYPTIENEHWIIDIGAAKMADTPEVFDVIVMPNLYGDVLSDVAAQIAGSVGLAGSANIGEECAMFEAIHGSAPRRAGQNLANPSGLLQGAIQMLNHIGQTEVAEKVQNAWLKTIEDGIHTYDIFKEGISKQKVGTKEFAEAVIGNLGQKPSQFKAVSYANGAALNLPKYQRKAPKLKELLGVDLFVHWTGSSADELAEKVQQINTSEVQISMITNRGIKVWPDGFSETFCTDHWRCRFKPLEGKSLDKQQIIHLLGAAHEKGIDVVKTENLYAFDGKPAFSLGQGQ; encoded by the coding sequence ATGAAAAGAATTACCGTAGCAAAAGGCGATGGCATTGGGCCTGAAATTATGGATGCCACTCTGTCTATTATTAAAGCCGCAGGAGCTCAAATTGAAATTGATGAAGTAGAGGTAGGCGAAAAAGTGTACCTAGCTGGCAATACAGCGGGGATTGCAAAAGAATCTTGGGATATCATCCGCAAGAACAAAATTTTTCTCAAAGCTCCCATCACAACACCTCAGGGAGGCGGATACAAAAGTTTGAACGTAACCACCCGAAAGTTTTTGGGCTTATATGCCAACATCCGTCCTTGCGTTAGTTTACATCCCTTCGTGAAGACCAAACACCCCGAGATGGACATTGTCATTGTCAGGGAAAATGAAGAAGACCTATACGCAGGAATAGAACACCAACAAACCGATGAAGTGGTTCAGTGCCTTAAACTTATTAGCCGTCCGGGCTGCGAAAAAATTGTTCGCTATGCTTTTGAGTACGCCAAACAGTACGGACGAAAAAAAGTCACTTGCTTTACCAAAGACAACATCATGAAACAAACGGATGGATTGTTTCATCAGGTATTTGATGAGATTGCCAAAGAGTATCCCACCATCGAGAATGAGCATTGGATTATTGACATTGGGGCGGCAAAAATGGCCGATACACCTGAGGTTTTTGATGTGATTGTGATGCCCAACTTGTACGGTGATGTGCTGAGCGATGTCGCTGCTCAAATTGCAGGTTCGGTAGGTTTGGCTGGCTCAGCAAATATTGGCGAAGAATGTGCCATGTTTGAAGCCATTCATGGCTCTGCTCCGCGCAGGGCAGGACAAAATCTGGCGAACCCGTCGGGGTTGCTGCAAGGGGCGATACAGATGCTGAATCATATCGGACAAACCGAGGTGGCAGAAAAAGTACAAAATGCGTGGCTAAAAACGATTGAAGATGGCATCCATACCTATGACATTTTTAAAGAAGGAATCAGCAAACAAAAAGTAGGAACCAAAGAGTTTGCGGAAGCAGTGATTGGTAACTTAGGGCAAAAACCATCTCAATTCAAAGCGGTTAGCTACGCCAATGGCGCGGCCCTCAACTTACCTAAATACCAACGCAAAGCGCCCAAATTAAAAGAGCTGCTGGGCGTAGATTTATTTGTACATTGGACTGGAAGCAGTGCAGACGAACTGGCGGAAAAAGTACAACAAATCAACACCTCTGAGGTACAAATTAGTATGATTACCAATCGTGGCATCAAAGTATGGCCAGATGGATTTTCCGAAACATTCTGCACCGACCATTGGCGTTGCCGCTTTAAGCCTCTCGAAGGAAAGAGTTTAGACAAACAACAAATCATTCACCTGTTAGGCGCGGCTCACGAAAAAGGCATTGACGTCGTCAAGACTGAAAACCTGTATGCTTTTGACGGAAAGCCTGCATTTTCTTTGGGGCAAGGGCAGTAA
- a CDS encoding XisI protein — protein MDKLTEYKQIAPKIVEEVAGLSPMIENGVENQLITDDEHGHYLYFGVGWTKINSGWTYASFIHIDVKPDGKVWLQHDGTDLRIAEKLQKYGIPKSDIVIGFQAPAVRPYLEGYAVA, from the coding sequence ATGGATAAGTTAACAGAATACAAACAGATAGCCCCTAAAATCGTTGAAGAAGTGGCTGGATTGTCGCCTATGATTGAAAATGGAGTAGAAAATCAATTAATTACAGACGACGAACACGGGCATTATTTGTACTTTGGGGTAGGTTGGACTAAAATAAACAGTGGATGGACGTATGCTTCTTTCATTCATATTGATGTTAAGCCGGATGGTAAAGTATGGCTTCAACATGATGGCACCGATCTTCGTATCGCTGAAAAACTACAAAAATACGGAATTCCGAAAAGCGATATTGTGATTGGTTTCCAAGCCCCTGCGGTTCGCCCTTATCTTGAAGGGTATGCGGTGGCATAA